One window from the genome of Gimesia aquarii encodes:
- a CDS encoding serine/threonine protein kinase, with amino-acid sequence MPSDKPQKKMSNVPTGTPGESSASPPVKGAESRTQRLSGVEDSDPMGQTVHQTTDSSPSPRETQAVNLVGKQLGDFKILRKLGQGGMATVYLAEQVSLKREAAIKVMHDELLSDETHLKRFEREAKAAAGLTHPNIVQVYMTGEFEGTHYIAQEYVRGINLREYLARYAPPDYALIIRIMRQIAAALNAAAEKEVVHRDIKPENIMMTSKKQIKVADFGLAQIAQSDERVNLTQVGMTMGTPLYMSPEQVNGGVLDQRSDIYSLGVTCYHLISGRPPFHGETALSIAVKHLNEAAPPLADRRPDLPVALCDLVHRMMEKDPDKRPANATELMQEIKKIPEQVSDSQQNNWRAFLPFQGNRNIQRQLAAFLLAFLCVGSVAAAFGWINRPGDPLNAPFLQQGDNATDQNMIPKEKSAMTQYFLAVRLVNSEYAWKAVITNFPDDEFYKSRAQIRLGLLLIREGRYGDAKKIFQELIDSGQSVSTIVNGYAGLMALESIGGDAQKSQEIWNLQVENPLRDPDIELDTEMVEYVSRALRNNQSVLGIDNGKELDEIFDLPNADEADRS; translated from the coding sequence ATGCCATCTGATAAACCGCAGAAAAAAATGAGCAATGTTCCCACGGGGACGCCTGGTGAAAGTTCCGCATCACCCCCGGTGAAAGGGGCAGAATCTCGTACTCAACGATTATCTGGTGTTGAAGATTCTGATCCCATGGGCCAGACCGTCCACCAGACCACCGACTCCTCTCCGTCACCTCGTGAAACCCAAGCAGTGAATCTGGTGGGCAAGCAGTTAGGTGACTTCAAAATTTTGAGGAAATTGGGGCAGGGGGGGATGGCGACTGTCTACCTGGCTGAGCAGGTTTCTCTCAAACGTGAAGCCGCGATCAAGGTCATGCATGATGAATTGTTAAGTGATGAAACGCATCTCAAGCGTTTTGAACGTGAAGCAAAAGCGGCCGCGGGACTTACACATCCTAATATCGTACAGGTTTATATGACGGGAGAGTTTGAAGGAACGCATTATATTGCTCAAGAATATGTGCGTGGTATTAATCTGAGAGAATATCTTGCGCGTTATGCTCCCCCAGACTATGCTTTGATTATCAGGATCATGCGACAGATCGCTGCTGCATTAAATGCTGCCGCAGAAAAAGAAGTCGTTCATCGGGATATCAAACCCGAGAATATTATGATGACGTCCAAAAAACAGATCAAGGTTGCCGATTTTGGACTGGCACAAATTGCTCAGTCTGATGAACGAGTCAATCTGACTCAAGTTGGCATGACGATGGGGACTCCTTTGTATATGAGTCCAGAGCAAGTCAATGGCGGAGTACTTGACCAGCGTAGTGATATCTATTCACTGGGGGTGACTTGTTATCACTTGATTTCGGGGCGACCCCCCTTTCATGGTGAAACGGCACTTTCCATTGCCGTCAAACATTTAAATGAGGCGGCTCCTCCACTAGCAGATCGACGTCCGGATCTACCAGTGGCGCTTTGTGATTTAGTCCATCGTATGATGGAAAAGGATCCCGATAAACGGCCTGCGAACGCCACCGAGCTAATGCAGGAAATAAAAAAAATTCCGGAACAGGTTTCCGACAGTCAGCAAAACAACTGGAGAGCGTTTCTTCCTTTTCAGGGGAATCGAAATATTCAGAGGCAACTTGCCGCGTTTCTGTTGGCTTTCCTATGTGTGGGCAGTGTGGCTGCCGCCTTTGGATGGATCAATCGTCCCGGAGATCCGTTGAATGCTCCTTTTCTCCAGCAAGGGGACAATGCAACTGATCAAAATATGATACCAAAAGAAAAATCAGCCATGACTCAGTATTTCCTGGCAGTCAGGTTGGTAAACAGTGAATATGCATGGAAGGCCGTTATTACTAACTTTCCGGATGACGAATTTTACAAATCTCGTGCACAAATTCGATTGGGGCTGTTACTAATCAGAGAAGGTCGATATGGGGATGCAAAAAAGATTTTCCAGGAACTGATTGATTCTGGTCAGTCTGTTTCTACTATAGTGAATGGTTATGCAGGCCTGATGGCACTAGAAAGCATAGGAGGCGATGCTCAAAAGTCTCAGGAAATATGGAATCTCCAGGTTGAAAATCCACTGAGAGATCCGGATATAGAACTGGATACAGAAATGGTTGAATATGTTTCACGGGCTCTTAGAAATAACCAAAGTGTCCTTGGTATTGATAACGGCAAAGAACTCGATGAAATCTTCGATCTGCCTAATGCAGATGAAGCAGATCGATCATAA
- a CDS encoding pyridoxal phosphate-dependent aminotransferase → MIEEWISDRMHLIDASGIRKVFDLAANMKNPINLSIGQPHFDTPEPVKDALCQAVRDGKNAYSQTQGIAPLIEKIQARVDAEYHHDDRQVFISSGTSGALMLVLNALVNPGDEVIVFDPYFVMYSHLAKVVGAKLVFVETYPDFSIDIEKVRAAITDRTKLILFNSPSNPTGYVATEAETRDLAELAAEKNVALVSDEIYRSFCYDHSFVSPARFNENVIVIDGFSKSHSMTGHRLGFVHGPQSIMQQMIKLQQYTFVCAPQPIQWAGLAALDYDVSERVEEYRQKRDLMRDRLSGRYEISGAEGAFYMFLKAPWGTGTEFCMEAIKNNLLIIPGNVFSNHDSHFRISYAQENPILEQGAEILNRLVDQIGSKN, encoded by the coding sequence ATGATTGAAGAATGGATTTCTGACCGCATGCATCTGATTGATGCATCTGGAATTCGCAAAGTTTTTGATCTGGCTGCCAATATGAAGAATCCGATAAATCTCAGCATCGGGCAGCCTCACTTTGATACTCCGGAACCAGTTAAGGATGCTTTGTGTCAAGCCGTGAGAGATGGTAAAAATGCCTACAGCCAGACTCAGGGGATTGCGCCCTTAATTGAGAAGATCCAGGCTCGTGTGGATGCTGAATATCATCACGACGATCGTCAGGTTTTCATTTCCAGCGGTACCAGCGGTGCACTGATGCTGGTTTTAAACGCACTCGTCAATCCTGGCGATGAAGTGATCGTCTTCGATCCGTACTTTGTGATGTACTCACATTTGGCGAAAGTGGTTGGAGCTAAACTGGTTTTTGTGGAAACCTATCCCGATTTCTCGATTGATATTGAGAAAGTTCGAGCCGCAATCACAGATCGTACAAAATTAATTTTGTTTAATAGCCCCAGCAATCCTACTGGTTATGTAGCAACCGAAGCAGAAACCCGTGATTTGGCAGAGCTGGCTGCGGAAAAAAATGTGGCACTGGTGAGCGATGAAATCTATCGTTCCTTTTGTTACGACCATTCTTTTGTTAGTCCAGCGAGATTTAATGAAAATGTGATTGTGATTGATGGGTTCAGTAAATCACATTCAATGACAGGCCACCGACTTGGTTTTGTGCATGGCCCTCAAAGTATCATGCAGCAGATGATCAAGTTACAACAATATACGTTCGTTTGTGCTCCCCAGCCAATTCAATGGGCAGGCTTAGCCGCGCTGGACTATGATGTTTCTGAGCGAGTAGAAGAGTATCGCCAAAAACGTGATTTAATGCGTGATCGATTATCAGGACGATACGAGATTTCAGGCGCTGAAGGAGCATTTTATATGTTCCTGAAAGCTCCGTGGGGAACAGGGACCGAATTTTGTATGGAAGCGATCAAAAACAATCTCTTGATCATTCCCGGTAATGTGTTTAGTAACCATGATTCGCATTTTCGCATTTCTTATGCTCAGGAAAATCCGATTCTGGAACAGGGAGCCGAAATCCTAAATCGGCTGGTAGATCAGATAGGTAGTAAAAACTAG
- a CDS encoding NUDIX hydrolase translates to MNDKNQESDQIIAETRFLRLIKRGRWEFIQRANATGVVCLFPLTSDYQVIFVEQFRPPVDAPVIEFPAGLAGDIQGQESEALQTAALRELMEETGYESQTVIPLGPTVSSAGLTDETVHFFLALDLTKVAAGGGDDSENITVHNVPFVDIEEWLNAAEKRGCLIDARIYAGLYYLSKYIT, encoded by the coding sequence ATGAATGACAAGAATCAGGAATCCGATCAAATCATTGCTGAGACGCGCTTCTTAAGATTAATAAAACGGGGACGCTGGGAATTCATTCAGCGTGCGAATGCAACAGGTGTGGTTTGTTTGTTCCCACTCACTTCTGATTATCAAGTGATTTTTGTGGAACAGTTTCGACCACCTGTGGATGCGCCAGTAATTGAATTTCCGGCTGGACTGGCTGGTGATATCCAGGGGCAGGAGTCCGAAGCCCTTCAAACCGCAGCTCTACGTGAGCTCATGGAAGAAACTGGCTATGAATCACAAACAGTAATACCACTCGGGCCAACAGTTTCTTCGGCTGGACTGACAGATGAAACTGTTCACTTTTTTCTCGCATTGGATCTGACAAAAGTTGCTGCAGGTGGAGGCGATGATTCAGAAAACATTACTGTGCATAACGTTCCTTTTGTGGATATTGAAGAGTGGCTGAACGCAGCGGAAAAGCGAGGTTGTCTGATCGATGCGCGGATTTATGCCGGGCTATATTATTTATCTAAATACATCACTTAA
- a CDS encoding DUF5077 domain-containing protein: protein MNNRIKSVYIAQDADKKPLDLKPGVNEWEIRLSAKNELTFPTSVVVEFKEPPYLPVKPRVIQENQKKQIILDAKDAIVHGEMLRFEPQPHKNTVGYWVKEKDWCEWKFKPNAPGIFDVYILQGCGKGQGGSKVELSVNKSRLNFTVEDTGHFQNFKERPIGKLTISKDGAQSLQLKPKQKAKNAIMDVRQIRLIRQ, encoded by the coding sequence ATGAATAATCGCATCAAATCTGTTTATATTGCTCAGGACGCTGATAAGAAACCGCTTGATCTGAAACCTGGCGTAAATGAATGGGAAATCCGCTTGTCTGCAAAAAACGAATTAACATTCCCTACATCGGTGGTTGTTGAATTTAAAGAGCCCCCTTATTTACCGGTAAAGCCTAGAGTGATTCAAGAGAATCAGAAGAAACAAATTATCCTGGATGCAAAAGATGCGATCGTACATGGTGAAATGTTACGATTTGAACCGCAACCGCATAAAAATACAGTTGGCTACTGGGTGAAAGAGAAAGACTGGTGTGAATGGAAATTTAAGCCGAATGCTCCCGGTATTTTCGATGTCTATATTCTCCAGGGATGTGGCAAGGGACAAGGCGGTAGCAAAGTCGAACTGTCTGTCAATAAAAGCAGACTCAACTTCACCGTGGAAGATACCGGGCATTTTCAGAACTTCAAAGAGCGACCCATTGGCAAACTGACTATCAGTAAAGACGGTGCCCAATCATTACAACTAAAGCCAAAACAAAAAGCTAAGAATGCTATTATGGATGTACGTCAAATACGTCTGATTCGTCAATAA